In a single window of the Desulfocurvibacter africanus subsp. africanus DSM 2603 genome:
- a CDS encoding amino acid ABC transporter permease produces MPRAMTRFPIPYLGYKTRPLLDLLGFCLLLAVLIWLTLAGSERLGYNWQWYRLPRYLLQDIDGRLAAGPLLQGLAVTLKITAAGLVLATLLGMTTALLRLSSSIVGRLLATAYLETVRNTPLLIQILFIYFALSPVLGIGGLASGILALTLFEGAYASEIIRAGIVSVERGQWEAAYSLGLSRTQAYVRVVLPQALRRVLPPLTSQAVSLVKDSALVSTIAVHELTMQGQIIVADTFLTFEVWFTVAAMYLLLNTVLSLAASGLERRMTLTA; encoded by the coding sequence ATGCCTCGCGCCATGACTCGATTCCCCATCCCGTACCTTGGATACAAGACCCGTCCTCTGCTGGATCTGCTGGGTTTCTGTCTGCTGCTGGCTGTCCTGATCTGGCTGACCCTGGCCGGCTCCGAACGCCTGGGCTACAATTGGCAGTGGTACCGCCTGCCGCGCTACCTCTTGCAGGATATAGACGGCCGACTCGCAGCCGGCCCACTCCTGCAGGGCCTGGCCGTAACCCTGAAAATCACTGCCGCCGGCCTGGTCCTGGCGACTCTCCTCGGCATGACCACGGCCTTGCTGCGCCTGTCATCCTCGATCGTGGGGCGGCTCTTGGCCACGGCCTACCTGGAGACCGTGCGCAACACGCCCCTGCTCATCCAGATTCTGTTCATCTACTTCGCCTTGTCGCCCGTGCTGGGCATCGGCGGTCTGGCCTCGGGCATCCTGGCCCTGACGCTCTTCGAAGGCGCCTACGCCTCCGAGATCATCCGCGCCGGCATCGTGTCCGTGGAGCGCGGCCAATGGGAAGCTGCTTACAGCCTGGGTCTGTCGCGGACTCAAGCCTATGTGCGCGTGGTGCTGCCGCAAGCCCTGCGCCGCGTGCTCCCGCCGCTGACCAGCCAAGCCGTGTCCCTGGTCAAGGATTCAGCCCTGGTCAGCACCATCGCCGTGCACGAGCTGACCATGCAGGGCCAGATCATCGTGGCCGACACATTCCTGACCTTCGAGGTGTGGTTCACCGTGGCCGCCATGTACCTGCTCCTGAACACAGTGCTGTCCCTGGCCGCCAGCGGCCTGGAGCGGCGCATGACCTTGACGGCGTAG
- a CDS encoding metallophosphoesterase family protein, whose protein sequence is MRIAAIGDLHYKEDSAGLADTILAGVEREADVLLLAGDLADKGRPEEMAVMLADLRKLSIPIVAVVGNHDHESDQHALLYAMMRDAGICVLDCETCEIDGVGFVGTKGFCGGFGARTIATFGERALKSFVGTSVAEAVRLEQAISAIRTERRVAILHYSPIRETLAGESVELYPFLGTSRLAEVLDKCGVNFIVHGHAHHGHPDGSTPGGIPVYNVSRFVLERETARCYRVLEV, encoded by the coding sequence ATGAGGATCGCGGCCATCGGCGATCTGCACTACAAGGAGGATTCGGCCGGGCTGGCCGACACGATCCTGGCCGGCGTGGAGCGCGAGGCCGACGTGCTTCTGCTGGCAGGCGATCTGGCCGACAAGGGCAGGCCCGAGGAAATGGCTGTCATGTTGGCCGACCTGCGCAAGCTGTCCATCCCCATCGTAGCCGTCGTCGGCAACCACGACCACGAGAGCGACCAGCACGCGCTGCTCTACGCCATGATGCGCGACGCCGGCATCTGTGTGCTGGACTGCGAGACCTGCGAGATCGACGGCGTGGGCTTCGTAGGCACCAAAGGCTTCTGCGGCGGCTTCGGTGCACGCACCATCGCCACCTTCGGCGAGCGAGCGCTCAAAAGCTTTGTGGGCACGAGCGTGGCCGAGGCCGTGCGGCTGGAACAGGCCATTTCCGCCATCCGCACCGAGCGCCGCGTGGCCATCCTGCACTACTCGCCCATCCGCGAAACCTTGGCCGGCGAATCCGTTGAGCTTTATCCCTTCCTGGGCACATCGCGCTTGGCCGAGGTCCTGGACAAATGCGGGGTCAACTTCATCGTCCACGGCCACGCGCACCACGGCCATCCCGACGGATCCACACCCGGCGGCATCCCGGTCTACAATGTGTCCCGCTTTGTGCTGGAGCGCGAGACCGCCCGCTGCTACCGCGTTTTGGAGGTTTGA
- a CDS encoding nucleotidyltransferase produces MPTAPEQHAPVSLHQAAESLKPEQARLFADWLRIMNDSGVPYVVSGAFALCAYTSIWRDTKDMDIFLQPKSLKPALEIMAKAGYETEITDTHWLAKVYQRPYFMDLIFSLPSNLVRIDDEWFTHSRPLEILGVSTRMVGPEELVASKVHVARSDRFDGADIAHLIRSQEGRLNWARLRRILGDDTILLWHLLLFNFIYPGHTDWLPQDLMVELFDKVRTTWKTPGDPAIFFGAAIDPHRFAVDQERWEYRNVKPSQPLVNEKGEAL; encoded by the coding sequence ATGCCGACAGCGCCCGAGCAGCACGCCCCGGTCAGCCTGCACCAGGCAGCCGAAAGCCTGAAACCCGAACAGGCTCGTTTGTTCGCCGACTGGCTGCGCATCATGAATGACTCCGGGGTGCCCTATGTAGTGAGCGGAGCCTTTGCCCTGTGCGCCTACACGTCCATCTGGCGCGACACCAAGGACATGGATATTTTCCTCCAGCCCAAGTCGCTCAAGCCAGCCCTGGAGATCATGGCCAAAGCCGGCTACGAGACTGAGATCACCGACACGCACTGGCTGGCCAAGGTCTACCAGCGACCCTACTTCATGGACCTCATCTTCAGCCTGCCAAGCAACCTTGTGCGCATCGACGACGAGTGGTTCACTCACAGCCGGCCCCTGGAGATCCTTGGCGTGTCCACGCGCATGGTCGGGCCCGAGGAACTCGTCGCCTCCAAAGTCCACGTGGCCCGCAGCGACCGTTTCGACGGAGCGGACATCGCACACCTCATCCGCTCCCAGGAAGGCAGGCTGAATTGGGCCAGGCTGCGCCGCATTCTTGGCGACGACACCATCCTCCTGTGGCATCTGCTTCTGTTCAACTTCATCTATCCGGGCCATACCGACTGGCTGCCTCAGGACCTCATGGTCGAGTTGTTCGACAAAGTACGCACAACCTGGAAAACACCTGGCGATCCGGCCATTTTCTTCGGCGCGGCCATTGACCCGCACCGCTTCGCCGTGGACCAGGAACGCTGGGAATACCGCAATGTGAAGCCCAGCCAACCCCTGGTGAACGAAAAGGGAGAGGCGCTATGA
- the tmk gene encoding dTMP kinase, producing MFITFEGIEGTGKTTQIKRLVAWLTSERGRTVTVTREPGGSRLGTELRRILLSMESRDLTGTSELFLYLADRAQHVATVIRPALDEGKVVVCDRFADSTVVYQGYGRGLDPRLLHTFNDVAVGGTWPDLTILMDIEPALGLNRALTRNVRENKAQAEGRFEAEDLEFHNRVREGYLTWAALHSQRFAIVDATPGPDEVFTAVRAAVEERMPQIEKQPSPR from the coding sequence ATGTTTATTACCTTTGAAGGGATAGAGGGCACGGGCAAGACCACCCAGATCAAGCGCTTGGTGGCTTGGTTGACTTCCGAGCGCGGCAGGACCGTGACAGTAACGCGCGAACCGGGCGGCAGCCGCCTGGGCACGGAGCTGCGGCGCATCCTGCTGTCAATGGAGAGCCGCGACCTTACGGGCACAAGCGAGCTGTTCCTTTACCTGGCCGACCGGGCCCAGCATGTGGCCACGGTCATCCGCCCCGCCCTGGACGAAGGCAAGGTCGTGGTCTGCGACCGCTTCGCCGATTCCACCGTGGTCTACCAGGGCTACGGCCGGGGTCTCGATCCCAGGTTGCTGCACACGTTCAACGACGTGGCCGTTGGCGGGACGTGGCCCGACCTGACTATCTTGATGGATATCGAGCCGGCTCTGGGCCTCAATCGAGCCCTGACGCGCAACGTGCGCGAGAACAAAGCTCAGGCCGAAGGCCGCTTCGAGGCCGAGGATCTGGAGTTTCACAACCGCGTGCGCGAGGGCTACTTGACCTGGGCCGCCCTGCACTCGCAACGCTTCGCGATTGTTGACGCCACGCCCGGACCGGACGAAGTTTTCACCGCCGTGCGAGCGGCTGTTGAGGAGAGGATGCCCCAGATCGAGAAACAGCCCTCCCCACGCTAA
- a CDS encoding 3'-5' exoribonuclease YhaM family protein: MRAKKTFIRDMQPGHFISDVFVLAEARQAQGKNGPFWGLKLQDSSGSLEAKVFSPLSQQYPNLAAGNIVVAEGAVQLFRDQPQIIIERLELLACEPDESLLRGLIPCSKVDPEILLEELEDLLRQELRHGPWKKFCKRVLADQDVRGKLLFAPGAKAIHHAYAGGLLEHTLAVCRICQSLCGLYPELDREVLLAAAAFHDLGKAWELTSGLLRDYTDEGRLLGHIAIGLEKLLPHLAKVTDLDDELKAHFKHLLLSHHGELDFGSPKRPKTAEALVLHYADNLDAKLKTVSESLGEDTAEGAWSPFVRSLDRYLFHPKATPGSKNTRKDDKGPAQCLLPLKG, translated from the coding sequence ATGCGCGCCAAAAAGACTTTCATCCGGGACATGCAGCCCGGCCACTTCATCTCCGACGTGTTCGTCCTTGCCGAGGCCAGGCAGGCCCAAGGCAAGAACGGCCCGTTTTGGGGCCTCAAGCTGCAGGACTCGTCCGGGTCCCTGGAGGCCAAGGTATTTAGCCCCCTGAGCCAGCAGTACCCCAACTTGGCCGCGGGCAATATCGTCGTGGCCGAGGGAGCGGTGCAGCTCTTCCGCGACCAGCCGCAAATAATCATCGAGCGCTTGGAACTCCTGGCCTGCGAACCGGACGAGTCGCTGCTGCGCGGGCTCATCCCCTGCAGCAAGGTCGATCCCGAAATCCTGCTGGAGGAGCTGGAGGATCTGCTGCGCCAGGAACTCAGGCACGGGCCATGGAAAAAGTTCTGCAAGCGCGTACTCGCGGACCAGGACGTCCGGGGCAAACTGCTCTTCGCGCCCGGCGCCAAGGCTATTCACCACGCCTACGCCGGCGGCCTGCTGGAGCACACCCTGGCCGTGTGCCGCATCTGCCAGTCACTCTGCGGGCTCTATCCCGAGCTGGATCGCGAAGTGCTTCTGGCGGCGGCGGCCTTCCACGACCTGGGCAAGGCCTGGGAGCTGACCTCGGGCCTGCTGCGCGACTATACCGACGAGGGCCGCTTGCTGGGGCACATCGCCATCGGCCTGGAAAAGCTCCTGCCGCATCTGGCCAAGGTCACAGACCTGGACGATGAACTCAAGGCTCATTTCAAGCACCTGCTACTCAGCCACCATGGCGAGCTGGATTTCGGATCGCCCAAACGGCCCAAGACCGCGGAGGCGCTGGTGCTGCATTACGCCGACAACCTGGACGCCAAACTCAAGACCGTCAGCGAATCTCTGGGCGAGGATACCGCCGAGGGCGCTTGGTCGCCCTTCGTGCGCTCCCTGGATCGTTATCTGTTCCACCCCAAGGCCACGCCCGGAAGCAAAAACACCCGCAAGGACGATAAGGGACCCGCGCAATGTTTATTACCTTTGAAGGGATAG
- a CDS encoding cytochrome-c peroxidase — MTRTSRVKLVALAALALLLTVPHMALAKLKLPDASAEIAKFTGLQFTPTELVGLFLFFDTTLSEPAGQSCASCHFPGAGFDDPDNDLPVSEGVIPGLFGTRNAPTMPYVAFLPDFGPNPNPFSLTGFQGGFFWDGRAATVADQAKQPFLNPVEMNNANKDEVVLKVSKTFYAGLFEDIWGVGVFNNTETAYDKIAESIAAFEKCQMLRQFNSKYDLFLAGKAKLAPLEEEGRLLFTTNFLNNPDPVNTPQANCTFCHAIPNDNSAPHLFTDNDYHNIGVPPLTPATTQDIGLGGRTDIAPPAGGSFNGLFKTPTLRNIALSGPYGHNGFFTSLKEIVHFYNTRDVPEAGWPGPDVPDPITLAPTFLMGNLGLSDNQENAIVAFLETLTDRGLKSLDRLAKHVDNMRHQDEQQNKGNGKGK; from the coding sequence ATGACCCGCACTTCAAGAGTTAAACTCGTTGCACTCGCGGCACTCGCGCTCCTGCTGACAGTACCCCACATGGCCTTGGCCAAGCTCAAACTCCCTGACGCCTCGGCCGAGATCGCAAAGTTCACGGGGCTGCAATTCACCCCCACGGAACTGGTCGGCTTGTTCCTGTTCTTCGACACGACCTTATCCGAACCGGCCGGGCAGTCGTGCGCCAGCTGCCATTTCCCCGGCGCGGGGTTCGACGATCCTGATAACGACCTGCCGGTCTCCGAGGGCGTCATCCCCGGGCTGTTCGGCACCAGGAACGCGCCGACAATGCCCTATGTCGCTTTCCTTCCGGATTTCGGTCCAAATCCCAATCCATTTTCCTTGACCGGATTCCAAGGCGGCTTTTTCTGGGATGGCCGCGCCGCGACCGTGGCCGATCAGGCCAAGCAGCCGTTCCTTAATCCCGTGGAGATGAACAACGCAAACAAGGACGAAGTCGTGCTGAAGGTCAGCAAGACCTTCTACGCCGGTCTCTTCGAGGATATCTGGGGCGTCGGCGTCTTCAACAATACCGAGACGGCTTACGACAAAATCGCCGAGTCCATCGCCGCGTTCGAGAAGTGCCAGATGCTCCGGCAGTTCAACTCCAAATACGACCTTTTCCTGGCTGGCAAGGCCAAGCTGGCGCCCCTGGAGGAAGAGGGCCGGCTCCTGTTCACAACCAACTTCTTAAATAACCCCGACCCAGTGAACACTCCTCAGGCCAACTGTACCTTCTGTCACGCCATCCCCAACGACAATAGCGCTCCGCACCTCTTCACCGATAATGACTACCACAACATCGGCGTCCCGCCCTTAACGCCTGCCACGACGCAGGATATCGGGCTGGGTGGACGGACCGATATCGCTCCCCCCGCGGGAGGAAGCTTTAATGGCCTGTTCAAGACGCCGACCCTGCGCAACATCGCACTGTCCGGGCCGTACGGGCATAACGGTTTCTTCACGTCACTCAAGGAGATTGTGCACTTCTACAATACGCGTGACGTACCTGAAGCAGGCTGGCCCGGACCGGACGTCCCCGACCCGATTACCCTGGCGCCGACCTTTTTAATGGGTAATCTCGGCTTGAGCGACAATCAGGAGAATGCCATAGTGGCCTTCCTGGAGACGCTCACGGACCGTGGGCTCAAGAGCCTGGATCGCCTAGCCAAGCATGTGGATAATATGCGCCACCAGGACGAGCAACAGAACAAGGGTAACGGTAAAGGCAAGTAG
- a CDS encoding multicopper oxidase family protein: MSFRSIFGQGYAALFLAMLILIAGTVSLQTIDQAYGQGREKLDPDTLTKYVDVLPRPGVLQPKGRLQGRLYYEVRMTQFQQLAHRDLPPTTLWGYAGSWPGPTIEARPNEKILVTWLNELPSEHLLPVDTSIHGAEPPSPAVRTVVHLHGGDTPGHSDGYPEAWFTKDFAQRGPHWARRLYAYPNRQEPTTLWYHDHTIGITRLNVYAGLAGFYIIRDSELESRLGLPRGRHEIPLLIQDRSFYEDGGLYYPLTPEDEPGITAPTPSISPEFFADTAVVNGKVWPYLEVEPRKYRFRVLNGCNARTLNLMLVRADADNEPDLGAAGPALTQVGSDGGLLPSPVDLTQGVDPADPTARRLLLMPAERADIVIDFSDYAGQSFILHNNAFTPFQGLDVQTDPANDSQPLPEIMLFRVRARTQTDSPDLPARLADVPRTPESAALITRTFTLEEIQDQFGRSLTLLDGTRWFDVVVDPQQPLEPGQVRAIEVRSSSTEIWRMVNLTDDVHPIHIHQGQFQILDRRPFDVDHYDATGEILYTGPAVPPAPEEIGWKDTFQSPPGHVTRVIDQFEGPSGLFVWHCHILEHEDHEMMLPFQVVPATVQSAP; the protein is encoded by the coding sequence ATGTCCTTTCGCAGCATATTCGGCCAAGGTTATGCCGCCCTGTTCCTGGCGATGCTGATTCTGATTGCCGGAACGGTGTCACTCCAGACTATCGACCAGGCTTACGGCCAGGGCAGGGAAAAGCTCGACCCCGACACCTTGACCAAGTACGTGGACGTCCTGCCCAGGCCTGGCGTGCTCCAGCCCAAGGGAAGGCTGCAAGGCAGGCTCTACTATGAGGTCCGCATGACCCAGTTCCAGCAACTCGCGCACCGCGACCTTCCTCCGACCACGCTGTGGGGCTATGCGGGCAGTTGGCCAGGACCGACCATCGAGGCCCGGCCGAACGAGAAGATCCTCGTAACCTGGCTCAACGAGCTGCCCTCCGAGCACCTGCTGCCCGTGGATACGAGCATTCACGGAGCGGAGCCGCCCAGCCCGGCAGTGCGCACCGTGGTCCACCTGCACGGCGGAGACACCCCCGGCCACAGCGACGGGTATCCCGAAGCCTGGTTCACCAAGGACTTCGCCCAGCGCGGCCCGCACTGGGCGCGCAGGCTCTATGCCTATCCCAACCGGCAGGAGCCCACCACCTTGTGGTACCACGACCACACCATCGGCATCACCCGACTCAACGTCTACGCCGGCCTGGCCGGGTTCTACATCATCCGCGACAGCGAACTGGAGAGCCGACTGGGCCTGCCCCGCGGCCGCCACGAGATCCCCTTGCTCATCCAGGACAGGTCCTTCTACGAGGACGGCGGCCTGTACTATCCGCTCACGCCCGAGGACGAGCCAGGCATCACCGCCCCGACTCCGTCCATTTCGCCGGAGTTCTTCGCCGACACGGCCGTGGTCAACGGCAAGGTCTGGCCCTACCTGGAGGTCGAGCCGCGCAAGTACCGCTTCCGAGTGCTCAACGGCTGCAACGCGCGCACGCTCAACCTCATGCTCGTCCGGGCTGACGCGGACAACGAGCCAGATCTGGGGGCGGCCGGCCCGGCCCTGACCCAGGTCGGCTCCGACGGCGGCCTGCTTCCTTCGCCCGTGGACCTCACCCAGGGCGTTGACCCCGCCGACCCCACAGCCAGGCGGCTCCTGCTCATGCCGGCCGAGCGCGCCGACATCGTCATCGACTTCTCGGACTACGCCGGCCAGTCCTTCATCCTGCACAACAACGCCTTCACGCCTTTCCAGGGCCTGGATGTCCAGACCGATCCGGCCAACGACTCCCAGCCCCTGCCCGAGATAATGCTCTTCCGGGTCCGGGCGAGGACTCAGACCGACTCGCCCGACCTGCCGGCCAGGCTGGCCGACGTGCCACGCACGCCCGAGTCGGCGGCACTGATCACGCGTACCTTCACCCTGGAGGAGATCCAGGACCAGTTCGGCCGGTCCCTGACCCTGCTGGACGGCACGCGCTGGTTCGACGTGGTCGTTGACCCACAGCAGCCCCTGGAGCCCGGCCAAGTCCGGGCTATCGAGGTCCGCTCCAGCAGCACCGAGATTTGGCGCATGGTCAACCTGACGGACGACGTGCACCCCATCCATATCCACCAGGGGCAGTTCCAGATCCTGGACAGGCGACCCTTCGACGTCGACCACTACGACGCCACTGGCGAGATCCTATACACGGGGCCAGCCGTGCCGCCCGCCCCCGAGGAGATAGGCTGGAAGGACACCTTCCAGTCCCCGCCCGGCCACGTCACGCGGGTCATCGACCAGTTCGAGGGTCCCTCGGGCCTGTTCGTCTGGCACTGCCATATTCTGGAGCACGAGGATCACGAGATGATGCTGCCCTTCCAGGTTGTGCCTGCCACGGTACAGTCCGCGCCATAA
- the surE gene encoding 5'/3'-nucleotidase SurE: protein MRILLTNDDGIQAPGLRALYRELKRAGLEVHCVAPISEMSAVGHAITFAMPLRVKEFVENGFRGQGVSGTPADCVKLGISTLLEAKPDLVVSGINAGANVGVDILYSGTVSAATEGVLMGYPALAVSMDTFHLQDPGEQAAWTARFVQDFDWSAIPDKTVLNLNFPHCPLSEAKGLTLCRQTPVPYEDWYEQRNDPRGRPYYWLDGVIPPEKLDAASDRALLTEGHITLTPLRFDFTCEHTLEYLKGTLKRS, encoded by the coding sequence ATGCGTATACTCCTGACCAACGACGACGGCATCCAGGCTCCGGGCCTGCGCGCGCTCTATCGCGAACTCAAGCGTGCCGGGCTTGAAGTGCACTGCGTCGCGCCCATCTCCGAGATGAGCGCTGTGGGGCACGCCATTACCTTTGCCATGCCCCTGCGGGTCAAGGAATTCGTGGAGAACGGCTTCCGGGGCCAGGGCGTCTCCGGCACGCCGGCCGACTGCGTCAAGCTCGGCATCAGCACGCTGCTGGAGGCCAAGCCCGACCTGGTGGTCTCGGGCATAAACGCCGGAGCCAACGTGGGCGTGGATATCCTCTATTCGGGCACGGTTTCGGCGGCCACGGAGGGCGTGCTCATGGGCTATCCGGCCCTGGCCGTATCCATGGATACCTTTCACCTTCAGGATCCGGGCGAGCAGGCCGCCTGGACCGCGCGTTTCGTCCAGGATTTTGATTGGAGCGCCATACCGGACAAAACCGTGCTCAACCTGAATTTCCCGCATTGTCCCTTGTCCGAAGCCAAGGGGCTCACACTCTGCCGCCAGACACCCGTGCCTTACGAGGACTGGTACGAACAGCGGAATGACCCTCGCGGACGGCCGTACTACTGGCTGGATGGTGTTATACCGCCAGAGAAGCTCGACGCCGCATCTGATCGCGCCCTGCTCACCGAAGGTCACATTACGCTCACGCCTCTGCGTTTCGATTTCACTTGCGAGCACACCCTCGAGTACCTGAAGGGGACCCTGAAAAGGTCCTGA
- the fba gene encoding class II fructose-1,6-bisphosphate aldolase: protein MPLVSPAEMFKKAYSGGYAVGAFNVNNMEIIQGIMSAGEEERAPLILQVSAGARKYAGQDYIIKLMEAAVARTDLPVALHLDHGQDYTICKEVIEAGFTSVMIDGSHLPYEENIKVTKAVVECARDKGVWVEGELGVLAGVEDEVRAEKTIYTDPDQAVEFVQRTGCDSLAIAIGTSHGAYKFKQGSNPTLDFERLEKIGKLLPGYPIVLHGASSVPQEFVDMANKYGGKIGSAVGVPEELLRKAASMAVCKINIDTDIRLAMTAIIRKHFAEKPEDFDPRSYLKPAREAVKQMVQRKMRNVLGCSGKA from the coding sequence ATGCCCCTCGTGTCCCCAGCCGAAATGTTCAAGAAAGCCTATTCCGGCGGCTATGCCGTTGGCGCATTCAACGTCAACAATATGGAAATCATCCAGGGCATCATGTCCGCGGGCGAGGAAGAGCGCGCGCCGCTCATCCTGCAGGTCTCGGCCGGAGCGCGCAAGTACGCGGGCCAGGACTATATCATCAAGCTCATGGAAGCCGCCGTGGCCCGCACGGACCTACCCGTGGCCCTGCATCTGGATCACGGACAGGACTACACCATCTGCAAGGAAGTCATCGAGGCCGGCTTCACCTCGGTTATGATCGACGGCTCGCACCTGCCCTATGAGGAAAACATAAAGGTCACCAAGGCCGTGGTCGAGTGCGCCCGCGACAAGGGCGTGTGGGTCGAGGGCGAATTGGGCGTGCTGGCTGGCGTGGAGGACGAGGTACGCGCCGAGAAGACCATCTACACCGACCCGGACCAGGCCGTGGAGTTCGTGCAGCGTACGGGCTGCGATTCCCTGGCCATTGCCATAGGCACCTCGCACGGCGCGTACAAATTCAAGCAGGGCTCCAACCCGACCCTGGACTTCGAGCGGCTGGAAAAGATCGGCAAGCTTCTGCCCGGTTATCCCATCGTGCTTCACGGCGCGTCCAGCGTGCCGCAGGAGTTCGTGGACATGGCCAACAAATACGGCGGCAAGATAGGCAGCGCCGTGGGCGTGCCCGAGGAGCTTTTGCGCAAGGCGGCTTCCATGGCCGTGTGCAAGATCAACATCGACACGGATATCCGCCTGGCCATGACCGCCATCATCCGCAAGCATTTTGCCGAAAAGCCCGAAGACTTCGACCCGCGTTCCTACCTCAAGCCGGCTCGCGAGGCGGTCAAGCAGATGGTCCAGCGCAAGATGCGCAATGTCCTGGGCTGCTCGGGCAAGGCCTGA
- the gap gene encoding type I glyceraldehyde-3-phosphate dehydrogenase → MAIKIGLNGFGRIGKNLARLMVQDKDVELVVFNARKDPSIYAYTFKYDSVHGNWKGEVKAEKDGIVIDGKKILMTSDEAGKWQWGKLGVDIVVEATGKFRDRESCQKHLDCGAKKVIISAPGKGVDATVVYNVNHQGYDPAKHHIISNASCTTNCLAPAIKVLHEKFTVKQAVMTTVHAYTTSQALLDSAQPKDPRRGRAAALNFVPTTTGAAKAVSEVLPDLKGKIDGMAIRGPAPDGSLVDLVCVVEKSTSKEQVNEVFKAAANETLGYTEEYVVSGDIVGDTHGGVVDGLSTMVNGGTLVKVLVWYDNEMGFNNQLLRTIKLVGSKL, encoded by the coding sequence ATGGCAATCAAGATCGGACTCAACGGCTTCGGCCGCATCGGCAAGAACCTGGCTCGGCTCATGGTTCAAGATAAGGATGTCGAGCTGGTCGTGTTCAACGCGCGCAAGGACCCCTCCATCTACGCTTATACCTTCAAGTACGACTCCGTGCATGGCAACTGGAAGGGCGAGGTCAAGGCCGAGAAGGATGGCATCGTCATTGACGGCAAGAAAATCCTCATGACCAGTGACGAGGCCGGCAAGTGGCAATGGGGCAAGCTCGGCGTGGACATCGTGGTCGAGGCCACGGGCAAGTTCCGTGACCGCGAGTCCTGTCAGAAGCACCTGGACTGCGGGGCCAAGAAGGTCATCATCAGCGCGCCGGGCAAGGGTGTGGACGCGACCGTGGTCTACAACGTGAACCACCAGGGCTACGACCCGGCCAAGCACCACATCATCTCCAATGCCTCGTGCACCACGAACTGTCTGGCGCCCGCGATTAAGGTCCTGCACGAGAAGTTTACCGTCAAGCAGGCGGTCATGACCACGGTGCATGCCTACACCACGAGCCAAGCTCTCCTGGACAGCGCCCAGCCCAAGGATCCGCGCCGCGGCCGCGCCGCGGCCCTGAACTTCGTGCCCACCACCACGGGCGCGGCCAAGGCCGTGAGCGAGGTGCTTCCCGACCTCAAGGGCAAGATCGACGGCATGGCCATCCGTGGCCCGGCCCCGGACGGCTCGCTGGTTGATCTCGTGTGCGTGGTGGAGAAGTCCACCTCCAAGGAGCAGGTCAACGAAGTCTTCAAAGCCGCGGCCAACGAAACCCTGGGTTACACCGAGGAGTACGTCGTGTCCGGCGACATCGTGGGGGACACGCACGGCGGCGTGGTGGACGGCCTGAGCACCATGGTCAACGGCGGCACCCTGGTCAAGGTGCTCGTATGGTACGACAACGAGATGGGCTTCAACAACCAGCTCCTGCGCACCATCAAGCTCGTGGGCTCCAAACTGTAA